A single genomic interval of Celeribacter indicus harbors:
- a CDS encoding ATP-dependent Clp protease ATP-binding subunit: MANGICDICKRRPASFRAQVSVNGERQVMELCDDDYRKLARQQRRSSSPLESLFGGGSLFDEFFGDSPLGGMDRRIGDESEGQRIPVNRGSRRGQGGASIADRLSEQGNKLLQEAAQKAGELGRSEVDTEHLLFALSHSDVVRTLLEQFKIDVDDLRRQIDKEAPRGEDKQDGEIGVSPRLKDALNRAFVASNELGHSYVGPEHLLIGLAEEGDGLAADILRKLGLTPQSLRQQVTKVVGQGAEEGRVETPSNTPDLDEFSRDLTKLARDGKLDPVIGRAREIETTIEVLARRKKNNPVLIGEPGVGKTAIIEGLAQRIVAGEVPEALRDKRLVELNINSMVAGSKYRGEFEERIQKVLKEIEANKDDLVLFIDELHTIMGAGQGGGEGGLDVANTFKPALARGELNLIGATTLNEYQKHIEKDAALERRFQPVYVDEPTVAQTIMILRGLRDTLESHHKVTITDEAIVAAAELSDRYVTGRFMPDKAIDLIDQAAARVKISATARPVDVQELEAETKQIQREQDYAAARKQFDRAGELKKELEEKQTELDALLETWKRDRASASAEVRTDHIAQIVSKLTGIPVTDLTTEEREKLLKLEDQLHERVIGQDQAIGAVADAVRLARAGLREGSAPTATFMFLGPTGVGKTELAKALAETVYGDEDAMIRIDMSEYGERHAVARLVGAPPGYVGYDEGGQLTERVRRRPYSVVLLDEIEKAHADVYNILLQVFDDGRLTDGKGRVVDFTNTIIIATSNLGSDIIQRNLKKRGTKEFDEGKQRGELMEVLRQHFRPEFINRIDEIIVFHSLNRPEIRRIVELQLDRVARTALGQGVEMAFDESVTDHFAAVGFQPEFGARELRRLIRSELETELARAMLSGSVEDGDKVRAAWSAEEQKITFEKQEVAEEDSAEPEDKPADTSGTADGDEDSEATDAKGESDASEEASAK, from the coding sequence ATGGCAAACGGAATCTGTGACATCTGCAAGCGCCGCCCGGCCTCGTTCCGGGCGCAGGTATCGGTCAATGGCGAACGCCAGGTAATGGAGCTTTGTGACGATGATTACCGCAAGCTCGCACGCCAGCAGCGGCGGTCGTCCTCGCCGCTGGAATCGCTCTTCGGCGGCGGATCGCTCTTCGACGAATTCTTCGGTGACAGCCCGCTTGGCGGGATGGACCGGCGTATCGGCGACGAAAGCGAAGGTCAGCGCATTCCCGTAAATCGTGGCAGTCGGCGCGGCCAGGGCGGGGCGAGCATCGCCGATCGTCTTAGCGAACAGGGCAACAAGCTCTTGCAGGAGGCCGCGCAGAAAGCAGGGGAACTCGGCCGCTCCGAGGTCGATACCGAACATCTGCTCTTCGCGCTGAGTCACAGCGATGTGGTCAGGACGCTGCTGGAGCAATTCAAGATCGACGTGGACGACCTGCGCCGCCAGATCGACAAAGAGGCCCCTCGCGGCGAAGACAAACAGGATGGCGAGATCGGCGTCAGCCCGCGTCTGAAGGATGCGCTGAACCGCGCCTTCGTCGCCTCGAACGAGCTGGGCCATTCCTATGTCGGCCCGGAACACCTGCTGATCGGACTCGCCGAAGAAGGCGATGGCCTGGCCGCCGACATCCTTCGCAAGCTCGGCCTGACGCCGCAGTCGCTGCGCCAGCAGGTCACGAAGGTTGTGGGCCAGGGGGCCGAGGAGGGTCGGGTCGAGACGCCCTCGAACACGCCCGACCTCGATGAATTTTCTCGCGACCTCACGAAACTGGCTCGCGACGGCAAGCTCGACCCCGTTATCGGCCGCGCCCGCGAGATCGAGACCACGATCGAGGTTCTGGCGCGGCGCAAGAAGAACAACCCCGTGCTGATCGGCGAGCCCGGCGTCGGCAAGACCGCGATCATCGAGGGCCTGGCACAACGGATCGTGGCTGGCGAGGTGCCCGAAGCTCTGCGCGACAAGCGGTTGGTCGAGCTGAACATCAACTCGATGGTCGCCGGATCGAAATATCGCGGCGAATTCGAGGAACGCATCCAGAAAGTGCTGAAGGAGATCGAGGCCAACAAGGACGATCTCGTGCTCTTTATCGACGAATTGCACACGATCATGGGCGCGGGCCAGGGCGGCGGCGAAGGCGGGCTCGATGTGGCCAATACCTTCAAGCCGGCGCTGGCACGGGGCGAGTTGAACCTGATTGGTGCCACCACACTCAATGAATACCAGAAGCACATCGAGAAGGACGCGGCACTGGAGCGGCGTTTCCAGCCGGTCTATGTCGATGAACCCACGGTGGCGCAGACCATCATGATCCTGCGCGGCCTGCGCGACACGCTGGAGTCTCACCACAAGGTGACGATCACCGACGAGGCCATCGTCGCCGCGGCCGAATTGTCCGATCGCTATGTCACCGGCCGCTTCATGCCCGACAAGGCCATCGACCTGATCGACCAGGCCGCTGCGCGCGTGAAAATCAGCGCCACCGCACGGCCGGTGGACGTGCAGGAGCTGGAAGCGGAGACGAAGCAAATCCAGCGCGAACAGGATTACGCCGCCGCCCGCAAGCAATTCGACCGTGCAGGCGAACTGAAGAAGGAACTGGAGGAAAAGCAGACCGAACTGGATGCCCTGCTGGAAACCTGGAAACGCGACCGTGCCTCGGCCAGCGCCGAGGTGCGCACCGACCACATCGCGCAGATCGTCTCCAAGCTGACCGGCATCCCCGTCACCGACCTGACGACCGAGGAGCGCGAGAAGCTGCTGAAGCTGGAGGACCAGTTGCACGAGCGCGTCATCGGCCAGGATCAGGCGATCGGTGCGGTGGCCGACGCGGTGCGGCTGGCGCGCGCGGGGTTGCGCGAAGGGTCCGCCCCCACGGCGACATTCATGTTCCTCGGGCCCACCGGCGTCGGCAAGACCGAACTCGCCAAGGCGCTGGCCGAGACCGTCTATGGCGACGAGGATGCGATGATCCGCATCGACATGTCGGAATACGGCGAGCGCCACGCCGTCGCGCGGCTGGTGGGCGCCCCGCCGGGTTACGTGGGCTATGACGAGGGCGGCCAGCTGACCGAGCGCGTGCGCCGCCGCCCCTATTCGGTGGTTCTGCTGGACGAGATCGAAAAGGCCCACGCGGATGTCTACAACATCCTGTTGCAGGTCTTCGACGACGGGCGGCTGACCGACGGCAAGGGCCGGGTGGTGGATTTCACCAACACCATCATCATCGCCACCTCGAACCTCGGCTCGGACATCATCCAGCGCAACCTCAAGAAGCGCGGCACGAAGGAGTTCGACGAGGGCAAGCAACGGGGTGAGTTGATGGAGGTGCTACGGCAGCATTTCCGCCCCGAGTTCATCAACCGGATCGACGAGATCATCGTCTTCCATTCGCTCAACCGCCCGGAAATCCGCCGGATCGTGGAGTTGCAGCTCGACCGCGTGGCGCGCACCGCGCTTGGTCAGGGCGTCGAGATGGCGTTCGATGAAAGCGTGACCGATCATTTCGCCGCCGTGGGCTTCCAGCCCGAATTCGGTGCCCGCGAATTGCGCCGCCTGATCCGGTCGGAACTGGAAACCGAACTGGCCCGCGCAATGCTCTCCGGCTCGGTCGAGGATGGCGACAAGGTCCGCGCCGCCTGGTCGGCGGAGGAGCAGAAGATCACCTTCGAGAAACAGGAGGTCGCGGAGGAGGACAGCGCCGAACCGGAAGACAAACCGGCTGACACGTCCGGCACCGCCGATGGCGATGAAGACAGTGAAGCCACGGACGCAAAAGGGGAGTCCGATGCGTCCGAGGAGGCTTCCGCGAAGTAA
- a CDS encoding HdeD family acid-resistance protein — MTHETNPIPGFCSLSKNWWAFVLRGVLALVISVLAWFMPAEAVLTLTLVFGAFAFADGVFGLIAAVRQMREGERWGWLAFSGILGILTGIVVIVSPFVATLVLAVFLWASIAFWSVFSGLLEIVTAIRLRKEIEGEVWLGLSGIVSVLLGVLIVWFLATSPVETLLALGWLLAIYAAIFGVTIILLGLKLRKSGGGADHTASAETA; from the coding sequence ATGACACATGAAACCAACCCGATCCCCGGCTTCTGTTCCCTGTCGAAGAACTGGTGGGCCTTCGTGCTGCGCGGTGTGCTGGCGCTTGTCATCTCCGTGCTGGCCTGGTTCATGCCGGCCGAGGCGGTGCTGACGCTCACGCTGGTCTTCGGTGCCTTCGCCTTTGCCGATGGCGTCTTCGGCCTGATCGCGGCCGTGCGCCAGATGCGCGAGGGCGAACGCTGGGGCTGGCTCGCCTTCAGCGGCATCCTCGGCATCCTGACCGGCATCGTCGTGATCGTCTCGCCCTTCGTGGCGACTCTGGTTCTGGCCGTATTCCTCTGGGCCAGCATCGCCTTCTGGTCGGTCTTTTCGGGTCTGCTCGAGATCGTCACTGCGATCCGTCTGCGCAAGGAGATCGAGGGCGAGGTCTGGCTCGGGCTGAGCGGCATCGTGTCGGTCCTGCTGGGCGTCCTGATCGTCTGGTTCCTGGCAACAAGCCCCGTTGAAACCCTGCTGGCCCTCGGCTGGCTGCTGGCGATCTATGCCGCGATCTTCGGCGTGACGATCATTCTGCTGGGCTTGAAGCTGCGAAAATCCGGCGGCGGGGCCGACCATACCGCATCGGCGGAAACGGCCTGA
- a CDS encoding NADH dehydrogenase ubiquinone Fe-S protein 4, with translation MFSMRGHNRPMSRPTIPGTDLSSPDVPTAIIYRPSRSATQSGPRPRHWILEFEPAASPEIEPLMGWTATRDPYRPIRLSFPDRESAIDYAERQNWDYIVRDESQRRRGPRREPIFRPLERLDGPQPRVRTEDRKPPAEDETDPVTLAALESFPASDPPAWTGTTLGGR, from the coding sequence ATGTTCAGCATGAGAGGTCATAACCGGCCGATGTCCCGGCCGACGATCCCCGGAACCGACCTGTCGTCGCCGGACGTGCCCACGGCGATCATCTATCGCCCGTCGCGCAGCGCGACCCAGTCGGGGCCGCGCCCGCGGCACTGGATACTGGAGTTCGAGCCCGCCGCATCCCCGGAGATCGAGCCGCTGATGGGCTGGACCGCCACGCGCGATCCCTACCGGCCGATCCGGCTCAGCTTTCCGGATCGTGAAAGCGCCATCGACTACGCCGAACGGCAGAACTGGGATTACATTGTGCGGGACGAAAGCCAGCGCCGCCGCGGCCCCCGGCGGGAACCGATCTTCCGGCCCCTTGAAAGGTTGGACGGGCCGCAACCGCGCGTCCGGACCGAAGACCGCAAACCGCCCGCCGAGGACGAGACCGATCCAGTGACCCTGGCCGCGCTGGAATCCTTCCCGGCCTCCGACCCGCCGGCCTGGACGGGAACGACCCTGGGGGGCCGCTGA
- a CDS encoding YfdX family protein — translation MFIRKTLASSVSALALTSMLALSPAFAQETSQPPTAQTNEAVSEAVQDEASAQVDEKRKKLLNDATRALAETETALKALDEGDSEAALEALAVATGKLQSVVARDPDLALAPVDVQLLQRDLLGDVETIDAAREAIENLVDEGNLQEARPLMRDFASEIVVETTNLPLATYPDALLRATSQIDAGDVETAKQTLATALGTVVVTEEVIALPVLRAQLLIDAAENALGDGESMTADTEAGESAAAETEDADAAVDAEPLSPGEYVEAARNQLRIAEALGYGNEDDFEELHENLDELDEKIDAAHDTGGIFDKIGDSFIRLKQRLFGTDSE, via the coding sequence ATGTTCATTCGCAAGACACTCGCCTCGTCCGTCAGTGCCCTGGCGCTGACATCCATGCTGGCCCTTTCGCCAGCCTTTGCCCAGGAGACATCGCAGCCCCCGACCGCCCAGACCAATGAGGCGGTAAGCGAAGCGGTGCAGGATGAAGCGTCCGCACAGGTCGACGAGAAACGGAAGAAACTTCTCAATGACGCAACTAGGGCACTTGCGGAAACGGAGACCGCTCTCAAGGCTCTCGATGAAGGAGACAGCGAGGCTGCGCTCGAAGCGCTGGCAGTCGCAACCGGCAAGCTTCAAAGCGTCGTCGCCCGCGATCCCGACCTCGCTCTTGCGCCTGTCGATGTCCAGCTGCTCCAACGTGATTTGTTGGGTGACGTGGAAACGATCGACGCGGCCCGCGAGGCAATCGAAAATCTGGTGGACGAAGGCAACCTCCAGGAGGCCCGCCCCCTGATGCGCGATTTTGCCAGCGAAATCGTGGTGGAGACCACCAATCTGCCGCTTGCCACCTACCCCGACGCGCTTCTGCGCGCGACCTCCCAGATTGATGCAGGCGATGTGGAGACCGCGAAACAGACGCTTGCGACCGCGCTTGGAACCGTGGTCGTGACCGAGGAAGTGATCGCGCTTCCGGTTCTGAGGGCGCAACTCCTGATCGACGCTGCGGAAAATGCGCTTGGCGACGGTGAAAGCATGACTGCGGATACCGAAGCCGGGGAATCCGCGGCGGCCGAGACCGAGGATGCCGACGCCGCCGTCGATGCGGAACCGCTTTCGCCCGGCGAATATGTCGAGGCTGCGCGTAACCAACTCAGGATTGCCGAAGCGCTCGGCTACGGCAACGAGGACGATTTCGAGGAACTGCACGAAAACCTCGATGAACTCGACGAGAAGATCGACGCCGCGCACGATACCGGCGGCATCTTCGACAAGATCGGCGACAGCTTCATCCGTCTCAAGCAGAGGCTGTTCGGAACGGATTCGGAATGA
- a CDS encoding DegQ family serine endoprotease, giving the protein MPALVSRLGHILVALCIVSLTFAAPVASQTADRPLFRSDSGLPTLAPLLAEVTPAVVNISVESRQTAEMNPLFNDPFFRRFFDMPPVPQQPTPRQQMSAGSGVIIDSEEGYVLTNHHVIENGDRIVVTLKDRRQFDAELIGSDPGTDIALLQIEAEDISALELGDSDSLLVGDYVLAIGNPFGLGQTVTSGIVSALGRSGLNVDGYEDFIQTDASINPGNSGGALITLDGRLVGINTAIIAPSGGNVGIGFAVPANMASAVMDQLIEYGEVRRGQLGVMIQDFTPDLADALGIEAGVGAVVTQVEPDSAAEEAGLQPGDLIVAVDGRPVAGSADLRSQIGLKRIDSDVELQVIRDGEELTLSATLREGGLVAAATGERAFDRLSGAELRDLQPGDPFYGNLSGVVVARLDPGSRAARSGLEAGDIILAVNRVSVASVADLRQQLAQVDGALALTIQRGAARIFLVMR; this is encoded by the coding sequence ATGCCCGCACTTGTTTCTCGTCTTGGCCACATTCTGGTGGCTCTTTGCATCGTTTCGCTGACATTCGCGGCGCCGGTCGCGTCGCAGACGGCCGACCGTCCGCTATTTCGAAGCGACAGCGGACTGCCCACTCTGGCACCCCTTCTGGCCGAGGTCACTCCGGCCGTGGTCAATATATCCGTCGAAAGCCGCCAGACAGCGGAGATGAACCCGCTCTTCAACGACCCGTTCTTCCGGCGGTTCTTCGATATGCCGCCCGTGCCGCAGCAGCCCACGCCGCGCCAGCAGATGAGCGCCGGGTCGGGTGTGATCATCGATTCCGAAGAAGGCTATGTCCTTACCAATCACCACGTGATCGAAAACGGCGACCGGATCGTGGTCACGCTCAAGGATAGACGACAGTTCGATGCTGAACTCATCGGCAGTGACCCCGGAACCGACATCGCATTATTGCAGATCGAAGCCGAGGATATCTCCGCGCTGGAGCTTGGGGACAGCGACAGCCTGCTTGTCGGGGACTATGTGCTCGCTATCGGAAACCCTTTCGGCCTCGGACAGACGGTGACTTCCGGTATCGTCAGTGCATTGGGGCGCAGCGGCCTCAATGTCGACGGCTACGAGGATTTCATCCAGACCGACGCGTCGATCAACCCCGGAAACTCGGGCGGCGCGCTGATCACCCTCGACGGGCGATTGGTCGGCATCAACACCGCGATCATCGCGCCGTCCGGCGGCAATGTCGGAATAGGATTCGCTGTGCCCGCCAACATGGCCAGCGCGGTCATGGATCAGCTGATCGAGTATGGCGAAGTGCGCAGAGGCCAGCTTGGTGTGATGATTCAGGATTTCACGCCCGATCTTGCCGACGCATTGGGCATCGAAGCGGGCGTCGGCGCAGTGGTCACACAGGTCGAGCCCGACAGCGCGGCCGAGGAAGCCGGCTTGCAACCCGGCGACCTGATCGTCGCCGTCGATGGCCGCCCCGTAGCGGGCTCCGCCGATCTTCGCAGTCAGATCGGGCTGAAACGGATCGACAGCGATGTCGAGTTGCAGGTCATTCGCGACGGCGAGGAACTGACTTTAAGTGCGACCCTGCGTGAAGGCGGGCTGGTCGCCGCCGCAACCGGCGAGCGCGCGTTCGACCGGCTTTCGGGAGCGGAGCTTCGCGACCTTCAACCGGGCGACCCGTTCTATGGCAACCTTTCCGGCGTCGTGGTTGCGCGGCTCGATCCGGGAAGCCGGGCGGCGCGTTCGGGATTGGAAGCGGGTGACATCATCCTCGCTGTCAACCGCGTGTCGGTCGCTTCGGTTGCGGATTTGCGCCAGCAACTGGCGCAGGTCGATGGGGCGCTCGCCCTCACCATTCAGCGAGGCGCGGCCCGCATCTTTCTGGTCATGCGCTGA
- a CDS encoding nucleotide exchange factor GrpE, whose protein sequence is MSETEKKPEAVAITDDIGQDAKGLGTMPKAEDKSPEVDIARLTDKWKRALADAENTRKRADASYAEGREHGIALAVEALAPALDALALGIEAARANPDAEDPRIVSHLEGLCNARTAFETGLKALGVRTIAPENAPFDAALHEAMQMQETDKVKPGQVMVLHRPGYAIGQRLIRPARVTVSAAPAKAAEA, encoded by the coding sequence ATGTCCGAGACTGAAAAGAAACCCGAAGCCGTAGCGATCACCGATGACATTGGCCAAGACGCTAAGGGCCTTGGAACGATGCCGAAGGCGGAGGACAAAAGCCCGGAGGTCGACATCGCGCGTCTGACCGACAAGTGGAAGCGCGCGCTCGCTGATGCCGAAAACACCCGCAAGAGGGCAGACGCGTCGTACGCGGAGGGGCGTGAACACGGTATCGCCTTGGCCGTCGAGGCTCTCGCGCCTGCCCTTGACGCCCTGGCGCTCGGGATCGAGGCCGCGCGAGCAAATCCGGATGCCGAAGATCCCAGGATCGTTTCGCATCTTGAGGGTCTGTGCAATGCCCGGACGGCCTTCGAGACCGGACTGAAAGCACTCGGCGTGAGAACCATCGCGCCCGAGAACGCGCCTTTCGACGCAGCCCTGCACGAAGCGATGCAGATGCAGGAAACAGACAAAGTCAAACCCGGACAGGTCATGGTCTTGCATCGCCCCGGCTATGCCATCGGCCAGCGCCTGATCCGGCCTGCCCGCGTCACTGTGAGCGCCGCACCAGCCAAAGCGGCGGAGGCATAA
- the htpX gene encoding protease HtpX, whose translation MLRLALYLGANFAILAVLSVAFRLFGIDSLLQANGVDLNLTALLIFAGVLGFAGSLISLILSKSMAKAAMRVQVITTPRSAVERWLIETVHAQADRAGIGRPEVGIFDHPSPNAFATGWNSNDALIAVSTGLLHHMDRGEVEAVLAHEVSHAANGDMVTLALIQGVVNTFVIFLSRIAGLLFDRLILRIERGYGPGFWIVSLIMEMVLGVLAMAIVMWFSRWREYRADAGGAALAGRRNMIAALERLRQAQNAPPLPEEMRAFAISAGRVQALFASHPPLEKRIAALRQGV comes from the coding sequence ATGCTGCGACTTGCGCTCTATCTCGGTGCGAACTTCGCGATCCTCGCGGTGCTGTCGGTGGCGTTCCGCCTGTTCGGCATCGACAGCCTGTTGCAGGCAAACGGCGTCGATCTGAACCTGACGGCGCTGCTGATCTTCGCCGGGGTGCTGGGCTTTGCCGGATCGCTGATCTCGCTCATTCTGTCCAAGAGCATGGCAAAGGCCGCGATGCGCGTGCAGGTCATCACCACTCCACGCAGTGCGGTCGAGCGCTGGCTGATCGAAACCGTCCACGCCCAGGCGGATCGCGCCGGGATCGGGCGGCCCGAAGTCGGCATCTTCGATCACCCCTCGCCCAACGCCTTTGCCACCGGCTGGAATAGCAATGACGCACTGATCGCCGTCAGCACCGGCCTGTTGCATCATATGGACCGGGGCGAGGTCGAGGCGGTGCTAGCCCATGAGGTCAGTCATGCCGCCAATGGCGACATGGTGACGCTCGCGCTGATCCAGGGCGTGGTGAACACCTTCGTCATCTTCCTGTCACGCATTGCCGGACTGCTGTTCGATCGGCTGATCCTGCGGATCGAGCGTGGCTATGGGCCGGGCTTCTGGATCGTGTCGCTGATCATGGAAATGGTCTTGGGCGTGCTGGCCATGGCCATCGTCATGTGGTTTTCGCGCTGGCGCGAGTACCGGGCCGATGCAGGCGGCGCGGCACTGGCAGGACGGCGCAACATGATCGCGGCGCTCGAACGGTTGCGGCAGGCGCAGAACGCACCGCCACTGCCCGAGGAAATGCGCGCCTTTGCCATCAGCGCTGGCCGCGTTCAGGCGCTCTTTGCCAGCCATCCCCCGCTGGAGAAACGCATCGCCGCGCTGAGGCAGGGTGTATGA
- a CDS encoding cation:proton antiporter regulatory subunit → MIAIFSLLLVIALSLLIVRIGTIALTMTGLTEEVAKFQALSAFSGAGFTTDEAEHVVSGPARRRIIGLLIRAGSVGIVTAISTLMLSMIGAERQATADRLIILLLGVALIFALARSERLERWATPLIRHALQKSTDLDLRDYAHVLHLRENFAVGRVEGAEGSDWSGKTLKSLNLPSLGINVLGIERMDGSYVGVPDGETALKAGDRVVLFGDRDEMDRLG, encoded by the coding sequence ATGATCGCGATCTTCTCGCTCCTGCTTGTCATCGCCTTGTCACTGCTGATCGTTCGTATCGGCACCATCGCGTTGACGATGACCGGCCTGACCGAAGAGGTTGCGAAGTTTCAGGCGCTCTCTGCCTTTTCCGGCGCGGGCTTCACCACCGACGAGGCCGAACACGTGGTCTCCGGGCCGGCACGCCGCCGCATCATCGGCCTGTTGATCCGGGCCGGCTCGGTGGGGATCGTGACCGCGATCTCGACGCTGATGCTGTCGATGATCGGGGCGGAGCGGCAGGCGACCGCGGATCGGTTGATCATACTCTTGCTCGGTGTGGCCCTCATCTTCGCTCTCGCCCGCTCTGAGCGGCTCGAACGGTGGGCCACCCCGTTGATCCGCCACGCCCTTCAGAAATCGACGGACCTCGATCTGCGGGACTATGCCCATGTGCTTCACCTGCGGGAGAATTTCGCGGTCGGGCGCGTCGAGGGGGCAGAAGGATCGGACTGGTCCGGGAAAACACTGAAAAGCCTGAACCTGCCCTCGCTCGGGATCAATGTTTTGGGGATCGAGCGTATGGATGGAAGCTATGTCGGCGTGCCCGACGGGGAAACGGCACTCAAGGCTGGGGACCGGGTGGTGCTATTCGGAGATCGGGACGAAATGGATCGTCTGGGGTAA
- a CDS encoding conjugal transfer protein TraG, translated as MSATKILWGQISIVFLIILATTWGATQYVAASLGYQAQLGPPWFELFGTPVYYPPAIFWWWYFYEAYAPPIFATGGIIAASGGFIAIGVAIAMSVWRAREARNVATYGSARWAEKGEVKAAGLLDPDGVVLGRYEREYLRHDGPEHVLCFAPTRSGKGVGLVVPSLLTWPGSAIVHDIKGENWQLTAGFRARHGRVLLFDPTNPNSSAYNPLLEVRRGEWEVRDVQNIADILVDPEGSLERRNHWEKTSHSLLVGAILHVLYAEKDKTLAGVANFLSDPRRPVEATLRAMMRTPHLGEAGPHPVVASAARELLNKSENERSGVLSTAMSFLGLYRDPVVAQVTRRCDWRIGDIVGGVRPVTLYLVVPPSDINRTKPLIRLILNQIGRRLTEDLQGKDDRHRLLLMLDEFPALGRLDFFESALAFMAGYGLKSFLIAQSLNQIEKAYGPNNSILDNCHVRVSFATNDERTAKRVSDALGTATEMKAMKNYAGHRLAPWLSHLMVSRSETARALLTPGEIMQLPPSDEIVMVAGTPPIRATKARYYKDARFTERVLPPPDLGNVGASGKDDWSSLAVPTQNDELEPVSETGSEDEDPTASERRLQPELAQPRPVDRQSPIENEFEFDPPEDEEDGAIRNRRIMQQMRGVARQVSLNPDDGMEL; from the coding sequence ATGTCCGCGACCAAGATCCTCTGGGGGCAAATCTCTATCGTCTTCCTCATCATTCTGGCCACCACCTGGGGCGCGACGCAATACGTGGCCGCGAGCCTCGGCTATCAGGCACAGCTGGGACCGCCCTGGTTCGAGCTGTTCGGGACGCCCGTCTACTATCCTCCCGCCATCTTCTGGTGGTGGTATTTCTACGAGGCCTACGCGCCGCCGATTTTCGCGACAGGCGGGATCATCGCCGCCTCTGGGGGCTTCATCGCCATCGGTGTGGCCATCGCCATGTCGGTCTGGCGTGCCCGCGAGGCCCGCAACGTTGCGACCTATGGATCAGCCCGATGGGCCGAGAAGGGCGAGGTGAAGGCGGCTGGATTGCTGGACCCGGATGGAGTGGTCCTCGGCCGCTATGAGCGGGAATACCTGCGCCACGATGGGCCGGAGCATGTACTCTGCTTCGCGCCGACGCGATCCGGCAAGGGGGTAGGGCTTGTCGTACCCTCGCTTCTCACCTGGCCCGGCTCGGCCATCGTTCATGACATCAAGGGCGAGAACTGGCAACTGACCGCAGGGTTCCGCGCCCGGCACGGTCGGGTCCTCCTCTTCGATCCGACCAATCCGAACTCCTCGGCCTACAACCCCTTGCTGGAAGTGCGCCGTGGGGAGTGGGAGGTTCGCGATGTCCAGAACATCGCCGACATCCTCGTCGACCCCGAGGGGAGCCTGGAGAGGCGAAACCACTGGGAGAAGACCAGCCACAGCTTGCTCGTCGGTGCGATCCTGCATGTGCTCTATGCCGAGAAGGACAAGACGCTGGCCGGTGTCGCCAACTTCCTGTCCGACCCGCGGCGCCCCGTGGAGGCCACACTCCGCGCGATGATGCGGACGCCGCACCTGGGCGAGGCGGGGCCGCATCCCGTGGTCGCCAGCGCCGCCCGCGAGTTGCTCAACAAGTCCGAGAATGAACGCTCCGGTGTGCTTTCGACGGCGATGTCTTTCCTTGGCCTCTATCGCGACCCCGTGGTCGCGCAGGTCACGCGCCGCTGCGACTGGCGGATCGGTGACATTGTCGGGGGAGTGCGCCCCGTCACGCTGTATCTCGTGGTGCCGCCCTCTGACATCAATCGCACCAAGCCGCTCATCCGGCTGATCCTCAACCAAATCGGCCGACGCCTGACCGAAGACCTACAGGGTAAGGATGACCGTCATCGGCTGCTTCTGATGCTCGATGAGTTCCCGGCGCTTGGCCGGTTGGATTTCTTCGAGAGCGCGCTGGCCTTCATGGCGGGCTACGGGCTGAAGAGCTTCCTCATCGCCCAGTCGCTGAACCAGATCGAAAAGGCCTACGGCCCAAACAACTCGATCCTCGACAATTGCCACGTCCGGGTGAGCTTCGCGACCAATGATGAGCGCACGGCGAAGCGGGTATCCGACGCTCTCGGCACCGCTACCGAGATGAAGGCGATGAAGAACTATGCCGGGCACCGTCTGGCGCCGTGGCTCAGCCATCTCATGGTGTCCCGATCGGAGACCGCGCGGGCGTTGCTCACCCCCGGAGAAATCATGCAACTGCCGCCGTCCGATGAGATCGTCATGGTGGCCGGCACACCGCCGATCCGGGCGACAAAAGCACGGTATTACAAAGATGCGCGGTTCACCGAGCGGGTCTTGCCGCCACCCGATTTGGGGAATGTGGGCGCTTCGGGGAAGGATGACTGGAGCAGTCTGGCAGTCCCAACGCAGAACGACGAGTTGGAGCCAGTATCCGAGACGGGATCGGAGGATGAGGACCCGACTGCGTCAGAGCGCCGTCTTCAGCCGGAGCTGGCGCAGCCTCGGCCGGTCGACAGGCAGTCCCCCATTGAGAACGAGTTTGAATTCGACCCACCCGAGGATGAGGAGGACGGTGCCATTCGCAATCGCCGCATCATGCAGCAGATGCGCGGTGTCGCGCGGCAGGTCTCCCTCAATCCCGACGACGGCATGGAGCTTTGA